Proteins found in one Aspergillus chevalieri M1 DNA, chromosome 2, nearly complete sequence genomic segment:
- a CDS encoding purine-cytosine permease family protein (COG:P;~EggNog:ENOG410PG6R;~InterPro:IPR001248,IPR030175,IPR026030,IPR038271;~PFAM:PF02133;~TransMembrane:12 (i85-104o124-148i168-191o203-224i231-249o269-290i302-325o355-375i396-414o420-440i467-489o504-523i);~go_component: GO:0005886 - plasma membrane [Evidence IEA];~go_component: GO:0016020 - membrane [Evidence IEA];~go_component: GO:0016021 - integral component of membrane [Evidence IEA];~go_function: GO:0022857 - transmembrane transporter activity [Evidence IEA];~go_function: GO:0031924 - vitamin B6 transmembrane transporter activity [Evidence IEA];~go_process: GO:0031919 - vitamin B6 transport [Evidence IEA];~go_process: GO:0055085 - transmembrane transport [Evidence IEA]): protein MAPENENPSLAERTEKLDSKVQSTEQPFEPKQYDDDGHGGDMASGSPTPGRLGLYLRQFEQYLVEYNLEARGLERVHESERMKKLSWVSYLQAALLWVSINLAANNITLGMLGPASYGLGFLDASLCAVFGALVGASVASWMATWGPISGIRTMAFGRYSMGWWPSKIVVILNLIQMIGYCLIDCVVGGQILSAVSPHGSMSVAVGIVIIAVISWVIATFGIHIFHYYERFAWVPQLIIICILFGVSSSKFDLSTPSTGDPRTVAGNRLSFFSLCMSAAITYAPLAADFFVYYPSTTSRRSIFFLTLTGLMCSFTMAFLIGIGLASGVNTSAAYSAAYNQGQGALIVEGFAPLNGFGKFCSVIIALGLIANTIAPTYCTGVDFQVLGRYAEKVPRVIWNTVGAIIYTVCALVGRSHLSEIFTNFLALMGYWVAIWFGILLEEQYIFRRRSGYIWGAWNDPSKLPIGIAGFVAFCVGWVGAVLCMAQVWYIGPLAGLVGEYGADMGNYVGCSWAAVVYPPLRYLELRFIGR from the exons ATGGCCCCGGAAAATGAAAATCCCTCCTTAGCAGAGCGCACGGAGAAACTGGACTCGAAGGTCCAGTCGACAGAACAACCATTCGAACCGAAGcaatatgatgatgatggtcaTGGTGGCGATATGGCCAGCGGCAGTCCTACGCCAGGACGGCTTGGTTTATATCTCAGGCAATTCGAGCAGTACCTCGTCGAGTATAATCTCGAGGCACGTGGACTTGAGCGGGTGCATGAGAGTGAGCGGATGAAGAAGCTATCCTGGGTTTCGTACCTGCAAGCGGCATTACTCTGGGTTTCCATTAATCTGGCTGCCAACAATATCACACTTGGGATGTTGGGACCGGCTTCGTATGGACTGGGTTTTCTGGATGCATCGCTTTGTGCTGTGTTCGGTGCGCTTGTTGGTGCTTCGGTTGCCTCTTGGATGGCGACTTGGGGTCCTATTTCTGGGATTAGAACTATG GCCTTCGGACGCTATTCCATGGGCTGGTGGCCAAGCAAGATCGTTGTTATCTTAAATTTGATCCAGATGATTGGGTACTGTCTGATCGACTGCGTCGTTGGTGGACAAATCCTATCCGCAGTGTCACCGCATGGAAGCATGTCAGTTGCTGTCGGCATTGTGATCATCGCCGTCATTAGCTGGGTCATAGCGACGTTCGGTATTCACATCTTTCACTACTACGAACG CTTCGCCTGGGTCCCCCAACTCATCATAATTTGCATCCTCTTCGGCGTCTCATCCTCGAAATTCGACCTCTCCACCCCATCCACAGGAGACCCCCGCACAGTCGCCGGCAACAGactctccttcttctccctctgcATGAGCGCCGCTATCACATACGCGCCCCTCGCCGCAGACTTCTTCGTCTACTACCCTTCCACCACCTCCCGAAGATCCATTTTCTTCTTAACTCTCACCGGCCTCATGTGCTCGTTCACAATGGCCTTCCTAATCGGCATCGGCCTCGCCTCGGGCGTAAACACAAGCGCCGCCTACAGCGCAGCGTACAACCAGGGCCAGGGCGCGCTTATCGTCGAGGGTTTCGCCCCGCTCAACGGCTTTGGAAAATTCTGCTCCGTCATCATCGCCCTCGGCCTAATTGCCAACACCATCGCGCCCACCTACTGCACAGGCGTCGACTTCCAAGTTCTCGGCCGCTACGCCGAAAAAGTCCCCCGCGTAATCTGGAACACCGTCGGCGCAATCATCTATACCGTCTGCGCTCTCGTCGGCCGCAGCCATCTCTCAGAGATCTTCACGAACTTCCTCGCGCTAATGGGCTACTGGGTTGCGATCTGGTTCGGCATCCTCCTCGAAGAACAGTATATCTTCCGCCGACGCAGTGGGTATATCTGGGGGGCGTGGAACGATCCCTCGAAACTGCCTATTGGGATTGCAGGGTTTGTTGCGTTTTGCGTGGGCTGGGTCGGAGCCGTGTTATGTATGGCGCAGGTTTGGTATATTGGGCCGCTCGCGGGTCTAGTGGGCGAGTATGGTGCTGAT ATGGGTAACTATGTTGGTTGTTCATGGGCTGCTGTGGTTTATCCGCCGCTGAGGTACCTTGAGCTCAGGTTCATCGGGCGATAA
- a CDS encoding SANT/Myb-like DNA-binding domain-containing protein (COG:K;~EggNog:ENOG410PPD8;~InterPro:IPR017930,IPR009057,IPR017877,IPR001005;~PFAM:PF00249,PF13921) — MQSGSNPRKRRSSPHLSSTASMATPVPTGLAQDPNVASVAEAGPAPKKKGRTNTPWTAEEEQRLKSMRDAGRSWSEIAKTFPARTEGSVKKHWYKDMHYAEFAEDEVRLIMTHLHHMFFLTLPANQSVALREAIKEYEANKWKVIGQKVGKPAKACEQYAKEHFKNV; from the exons ATGCAGTCTGGTTCGAATCCGCGCAAGCGCCGTTCGTCACCTCATCTAAGCTCTACCGCATCTATGGCCACTCCGGTTCCTACGGGTCTCGCGCAGGACCCTAATGTCGCCAGCGTTGCGGAGGCAGGTCCAGcgcccaagaagaaggggagAACTAACACGCCCTGGACAGCAGAGGAGGAACAGAGACTAAAGTCGATGCGTGATGCTGGTCGCAGCTGGAGTGAGATCGCCAAG ACGTTCCCGGCTCGAACCGAAGGTAGCGTCAAAAAACACTGGTACAAG GACATGCACTATGCCGAATTCGCGGAGGATGAGGTAAGGCTGATCATGACGCATCTGCACCACATGTTTTTTCTAACCCTACCCGCGAACCAGTCTGTCGCACTCCGCGAGGCAATCAAAGAATACGAAGCAAATAAATGGAAGGTCATTGGGCAGAAGGTTGGGAAGCCTGCAAAG GCATGCGAGCAATATGCAAAGGAGCATTTCAAGAATGTGTGA
- a CDS encoding ER lumen protein-retaining receptor (COG:U;~EggNog:ENOG410PK6I;~InterPro:IPR000133;~PFAM:PF00810;~TransMembrane:6 (i33-51o63-86i98-117o129-149i161-179o191-211i);~go_component: GO:0016021 - integral component of membrane [Evidence IEA];~go_function: GO:0046923 - ER retention sequence binding [Evidence IEA];~go_process: GO:0006621 - protein retention in ER lumen [Evidence IEA]) → MNLNFFRLIGDLSHISSKGILIWAIHRNKSAEGVSLLTQMLYAAVFVTRYLDLFRAEGWNSFYLVSFKLFYIFSSFYIIFLMMKVYPRTREREKAWKLALWSLGGSLVLAPILPAFYKEGYPYHWFTEIFWTFSIILESVCVLPQLLLLRQTTVPTVIDSYYLVTLGSYRGFYILNWLWRGFGKEHYWDPIAVIFGIVQTAFYLDFAWVYYSRQRVKLRQGGVVDSEDFSKSWLVNKVLNFRSRRSTDEEQVLHDGNDVENQAGTDARPGSNRWGARGISISADDRLDNQSRPEPHGSDDDGLEGILDDEDSGSDEQGPHKSSPVSGRD, encoded by the exons ATGAATCTGAACTTCTTTCGCTTAATTGGAGACCTCTCCCATATCTCTTCGAAAGGCATATTGATATGGGCAATTCATCGAAATAAGAGCGCCGAAG GCGTTTCATTGCTCACCCAAATGCTCTATGCTGCCGTGTTCGTGACCCGATACCTCGACCTCTTCCGCGCAGAAGGTTGGAATAGCTTCTATTTGGTCTCCTTCAAGCTGTTCTATATATTCTCGTCCTTCTATATCATCTTCTTGATGATGAAGGTTTATCCTCGGACaagggaaagggaaaaggcCTGGAAATTGGCGCTGTGGTCTCTGGGAGGATCACTTGTGTTAGCCCCAATCCTTCCGGCTTTTTACAAAGAAGGTTACCCCTATCACTGGTTCACGGAG ATCTTCTGGACATTCTCTATCATCCTAGAGTCTGTCTGTGTACTCCctcagcttcttctcctgcgCCAGACCACCGTCCCGACCGTCATTGATTCCTACTACCTTGTTACCCTAGGTTCCTACCGAGGCTTTTACATTCTGAACTGGCTTTGGCGCGGCTTTGGAAAGGAACACTACTGGGATCCCATTGCGGTGATCTTCGGTATTGTTCAGACAGCATTCTACCTTGATTTTGCTTGGGTGTACTATTCGCGCCAGCGTGTAAAACTTCGCCAGGGCGGAGTGGTCGACTCGGAAGACTTCAGCAAGAGCTGGCTAGTTAACAAAGTGTTGAACTTCCGATCACGACGGAGCACTGATGAGGAGCAGGTCCTCCATGATGGAAACGACGTAGAGAACCAAGCAGGAACGGACGCCAGGCCTGGTAGCAACCGCTGGGGAGCTAGAGGCATTTCCATTTCTGCCGATGATAGGTTGGACAACCAGAGTCGCCCCGAACCTCACGGTTCGGACGATGATGGATTGGAGGGAATCCTTGACGATGAGGACAGCGGATCGGACGAGCAGGGCCCGCACAAGTCGTCGCCCGTTAGTGGCCGCGATTAA
- a CDS encoding uncharacterized protein (COG:S;~EggNog:ENOG410PYYX), with translation MAFHGQPVPGQGLEDLYQDIQAQWAGLDASPYVGANRPYCTTAFPATSILTPVSLPDSAFAPTRPSPVLSHHSQEYQHSLNDPAPAQHGLGIAAPFPGNYPRNISSAIGYPLDDVQYRPSDAALSPHPRPAKRARRSLKQPQPMRETPVSILPHPEGVQRLEQERQRGQVEARAHQRPRAPGRGRKDPQAEEEDAYVEGLRERNLAWKVIREMFRERFQKDASEARLQMRLLRRRKEHLARWDESDVNTVAYNSKRSLGA, from the exons ATGGCATTTCACGGCCAACCCGTCCCAGGCCAGGGACTAGAAGACTTGTACCAGGACATACAAGCACAATGGGCTGGGCTAGACGCA TCCCCTTACGTGGGCGCCAATCGCCCCTATTGCACAACGGCCTTCCCTGCCACTTCCATCTTGACTCCAGTCAGCCTCCCAGACAGCGCTTTCGCCCCTACAAGACCCAGTCCAGTCCTGAGTCACCACTCGCAAGAATACCAGCACAGCCTCAATGATCCGGCCCCCGCACAGCATGGCCTAGGCATAGCCGCACCCTTCCCAGGCAATTACCCACGCAACATCTCCTCAGCAATAGGCTATCCGTTAGACGATGTGCAATATCGCCCATCAGATGCGGCTCTCTCTCCCCACCCACGCCCTGCAAAACGGGCCCGCCGATCCCTCAAACAGCCACAACCCATGCGGGAAACACCCGTATCGATCCTTCCGCATCCAGAAGGAGTGCAACGCCTCGAACAGGAACGGCAGCGGGGGCAGGTTGAGGCTCGTGCACATCAGCGGCCACGCGCGCCGGGCCGGGGGCGGAAGGATCCACaggctgaagaagaggatgcgTATGTGGAGGGACTGCGCGAGCGGAATCTAGCGTGGAAGGTGATTCGAGAGATGTTCCGGGAGAGATTTCAGAAGGATGCGTCGGAGGCGAGGTTGCAGATGAGGTTGTTGCGTCGTCGTAAAGAGCATCTTGCTCGGTGGGACGAAAGTGATGTGA ATACAGTTGCTTATAATAGCAAGAGATCACTGGGAGCATGA
- a CDS encoding uncharacterized protein (COG:S;~EggNog:ENOG410PICE;~InterPro:IPR017981;~PFAM:PF11710,PF05462,PF00002;~TransMembrane:7 (o18-39i51-69o97-115i127-146o175-198i262-282o302-321i);~go_component: GO:0016021 - integral component of membrane [Evidence IEA];~go_function: GO:0004888 - transmembrane signaling receptor activity [Evidence IEA];~go_process: GO:0007166 - cell surface receptor signaling pathway [Evidence IEA]) gives MCENGCCFSWQQTAAISITERVCSAVSVAASCIIILTFLGSRNFRRPINRLVFYATFGNFMTNIGTLISESGVGHGANSALCQFQAFIIQWFMPADSLWAFVMACNVYLAMFHRYRTDNLRPLEWKYFLFCYGLPFVPALVLLFIGTKSHGRVYGPAVQWCWISLEWDYLQIALFYGPVWLIIGLTFCIYARVGIYIFRQHKRLHKYIDTDTTLGSEMPVFLEAETNVSYGGHPSVQHQDLNSDHTHPSLEHPTRTGDPQGLVLFFLALLITWVPSSANRVYALSMSNQYLFGLTYASSFVLPLQGFWNTVIYITVSWRVFKLVPSQLSRLETRSLPTLLAGKWRRRVWNTTFINNVKEKLGYT, from the exons ATGTGCGAAAATGGCTGTTGTTTCAGTTGGCAACAAACGGCCGCCATCTCGATTACGGAGCGCGTCTGCTCGGCGGTCTCTGTCGCCGCTTCGTGCATCATTATTCTAACGTTCCTTGGGTCCAGAAACTTCCGGAGGCCGATTAATCGTCTCGTGTTTTATGCGACTTTCGGGAATTTTATGACCAATATTGGCACTTTGATTTCTGAATCGGGTGTTGGTCATGGTGCGAATAGTGCGCTGTGTCAGTTCCAGGCTTTTATAATTCAATG GTTCATGCCCGCTGATTCGTTATGGGCTTTTGTTATGGCTTGCAATGTATATTTAGCCATGTTCCATCGTTATAGAACCGACAATTTGCGGCCGCTAGAGTGGAAGTACTTTCTCTTCTGTTACGGCCTGCCCTTTGTCCCCGCTCTTGTGCTTTTGTTTATCGGGACCAAGTCCCATGGCAGAGTATACGGTCCCGCAGTC CAATGGTGCTGGATATCGTTGGAGTGGGACTATCTGCAAATAGCTCTGTTCTACGGACCAGTATGGCTTATTATCGGTTTGACTTTCTGTATATATGCTCGCGTGGGCATTTACATTTTCAGGCAACACAAGCGGCTCCACAAATACATCGACACGGACACGACGCTTGGCAGCGAAATGCCAGTCTTCTTGGAAGCGGAAACGAACGTCTCATATGGAGGACATCCATCAGTCCAACACCAGGATCTAAACAGTGATCATACTCATCCTTCTCTCGAGCACCCAACCAGGACTGGTGATCCACAAGGCCTGG tgcttttctttttagcACTTCTCATTACCTGG GTACCCTCATCAGCCAACAGAGTCTACGCATTATCCATGTCGAACCAGTATCTCTTCGGTCTAACATATGCCTCCAGCTTTGTCTTACCGCTCCAGGGATTCTGGAACACTGTCATCTACATCACTGTCTCCTGGCGAGTGTTTAAACTAGTCCCGTCTCAACTATCGCGGCTGGAGACTCGTTCCCTTCCTACGCTTCTTGCTGGCAagtggcggaggagggtttggaATACGACATTTATAAACAATGTAAAGGAGAAACTAGGCTATACATGA
- the DOM34 gene encoding putative translation factor pelota (BUSCO:EOG09262NB1;~COG:J;~EggNog:ENOG410PFZ1;~InterPro:IPR029064,IPR005142,IPR004405,IPR005140, IPR005141,IPR042226,IPR038069;~PFAM:PF03464,PF03463,PF03465;~go_process: GO:0070481 - nuclear-transcribed mRNA catabolic process, non-stop decay [Evidence IEA];~go_process: GO:0070966 - nuclear-transcribed mRNA catabolic process, no-go decay [Evidence IEA];~go_process: GO:0071025 - RNA surveillance [Evidence IEA]), whose amino-acid sequence MRLIKNKVELNGSGTVTLCPEEPEDMWHAYNLIRPGDLLRASAIRKVTTTQDTGSTISSRVHLNLEIRVKNLDFDPQSSQLHVGGQIVNETPHTKIGQHHTLDLELNRNFTLEKEIGANGEGVGWDSIAVQMLKDAVDEGGNRRAEAVAVVMQEGIAHICFIGQFQTILKQKVEMSVPRKRMGGGEHDKGMSKFYQTTLDTLLRQLDFNTSITSMTSSEGVRPVLLASPGFVATSFQKYIQTVATNTPGLKRLLPSIVVVHSASGYLHSLSEVLQSPAVKTILADTKYARETKLMDDFLEQLRKETNKATYGPREVESAVDQGAVGRGGGILIISNRLFRSQDVAERKRWVSLVDRVRDIEGGEVRVLSSDHESGTRLDGLGGIAALCTFPIPDEDFSDED is encoded by the exons ATGCGCTTAATCAAAAACAAAGTCGAGCTCAACGGCTCGGGCACCGTCACCCTCTGCCCGGAAGAACCAGAAGACATG TGGCACGCATACAACCTCATCCGACCCGGCGACCTCCTCCGCGCCAGTGCCATCCGCAAAGTCACCACTACTCAAGACACCGGCTCTACAATCTCCTCACGAGTTCACCTCAATCTCGAAATCCGCGTCAAGAACCTCGACTTCGATCCGCAAAGTTCGCAACTTCATGTTGGTGGGCAAATCGTGAATGAGACCCCTCACACGAAAATCGGCCAACATCATACCCTGGACCTGGAGCTAAACCGCAACTTCACGCTTGAGAAGGAAATCGGGGCGAATGGTGAGGGCGTTGGTTGGGATAGTATTGCGGTTCAGATGTTGAAGGATGCAGTGGATGAGGGTGGGAACCGACGGGCGGAAGCTGTTGCGGTGGTTATGCAGGAGGGGATTGCGCACATCTGCTTTATCGGGCAGTTTCAGACGATTCTGAAGCAGAAGGTTGAGATGTCGGTTCCTAGGAAACGGATGGGAGGTGGTGAACATGATAAG GGCATGTCCAAATTCTACCAAACCACCCTAGACACTCTACTCCGCCAACTCGACTtcaacaccagcatcacatccatgacaagcaGCGAAGGTGTCAGACCAGTCCTCCTCGCATCGCCGGGCTTCGTCGCCACCAGCTTCCAAAAATACATCCAAACAGTCGCAACAAATACACCCGGGCTGAAACGTCTCCTACCAagcatcgtcgtcgtccacTCCGCATCCGGTTATCTCCACTCTTTGTCAGAAGTTCTCCAATCCCCTGCCGTCAAGACCATTCTAGCCGACACTAAATACGCACGTGAAACCAAGCTCATGGATGACTTCCTCGAACAACTCCGCAAAGAAACCAACAAGGCAACCTACGGACCACGCGAGGTCGAATCTGCGGTAGACCAAGGAGCCGTTGGTCGCGGGGGTGGTATTTTGATTATTTCAAACCGTCTCTTCCGATCGCAAGACGTCGCGGAGCGGAAACGATGGGTGTCGCTTGTGGATCGGGTAAGGGATATCGAAGGTGGTGAGGTTCGTGTTCTTAGTTCGGATCACGAGAGTGGGACAAGACTTGATGGGTTGGGAGGTATTGCGGCTTTGTGCACATTTCCGATTCCAGATGAGGATTTTTCGGATGAGGATTAA
- a CDS encoding aldo/keto reductase family protein (COG:S;~EggNog:ENOG410PJMQ;~InterPro:IPR018170,IPR020471,IPR036812,IPR023210;~PFAM:PF00248;~go_function: GO:0016491 - oxidoreductase activity [Evidence IEA];~go_process: GO:0055114 - oxidation-reduction process [Evidence IEA]), which produces MALSSLSSTVKLVTGYEIPVVGFGVYQTPPDVTEKTTLKALEVGYRHVDSAKYYQNEAECAEAIYKSGIDRSKIFYTSKIPVPALGTYESAKKALDESLAAASNLGYIDLMLIHAPYGGKEGRLGAWKALVEAQNAGKVRSIGVSNYGIRHLEELEDYIKNGGGGQIAVGQYELHPWCGRIDITEWLRRRGVVVQAYSPLVQATRMDDPTLVGLAKKYNKTPAQVLLRWSLQKGFVPLPKSVTESRIIENGQVFDFELSKEDVDSLTTDVHAPVCWDPANNSKL; this is translated from the exons ATGGCTCTTTCCTCGCTTTCTTCGACCGTCAAGTTGGTCACGGGATATGAGATTCCCGTTGTTGGTTTTGGT GTCTACCAAAC CCCCCCAGATGTCACTGAGAAGACGACGCTGAAGGCGCTGGAAGTGGGATATCGCCAC GTCGACAGCGCCAAATACTACCAAAACGAAGCCGAATGCGCAGAAGCCATTTACAAGTCCGGCATCGACCGCTCCAAGATCTTCTACACCAGCAAGATTCCCGTCCCCGCCCTTGGCACCTACGAATCCGCCAAGAAGGCCCTCGATGAGAGTCTCGCGGCTGCCTCCAACCTGGGCTACATTGACCTGATGCTCATCCACGCCCCTTACGGCGGCAAAGAAGGCCGTCTCGGCGCCTGGAAAGCCCTTGTCGAAGCCCAGAACGCCGGCAAAGTGCGCTCCATCGGTGTCTCGAACTACGGCATCCGCCACCTCGAAGAACTCGAAGACTACATCAAGAACGGTGGCGGTGGCCAGATTGCCGTTGGCCAGTATGAGCTGCACCCATGGTGCGGACGGATTGATATTACTGAGTGGTTGAGGAGGCGTGGGGTTGTTGTGCAGGCGTACTCGCCTTTGGTGCAGGCTACGCGCATGGATGATCCTACTTTGGTGGGGTTGGCGAAGAAGTACAACAAGACTCCCGCGCAGGTTTTGCTGCGGTGGAGCTTGCAGAAGGGATTCGTGCCTCTGCCTAAGTCGGTTACCGAGTCGCGGATTATCGAGAATGGGCAGGTGTTTGACTTTGAGTTGTCGAAGGAGGATGTGGACAGCTTGACGACGGATGTTCACGCGCCTGTTTGCTGGGATCCTGCTAACAACTCGAAGCTGTAA
- a CDS encoding uncharacterized protein (COG:S;~EggNog:ENOG410Q2CT), which produces MRIKGRKSKVDRRQPQRGGRFTSAQLAWMDRDQERLHRAREKERRRIANKKRQAEKEAKEREERRKQGIPDPHAMPVPSSQPLLSKFLAKPKTAPPLESPSVETPEFGDDDFAGQSDGGDTEVCSLDSYEAEIEAFDQRVLVDEIAAEREGRQWMVELTPALDRIRKHGPTVDGGCNNIEKEEQDGPKDDDEDAFSECSAFYDENFIREAETVATARDQGPQKASQSLEAQPPQGQPAQSQTQHTAARPQPQPIPRPPAEPAIEESFRDDTADFLEQFGCNLGADGDFAPDEDFERELVQLNAG; this is translated from the coding sequence ATGCGCATCAAAGGCCGAAAATCCAAAGTCGACCGCCGCCAGCCCCAACGCGGGGGCCGATTCACCTCCGCGCAACTCGCGTGGATGGACCGCGATCAAGAACGCCTGCACCGCGCgcgagaaaaggaaaggagacGCATTGCGAACAAGAAGAGACAAGCAGAGAAGGAAGCTAAAGAGCGCGAAGAGAGGAGGAAACAAGGGATACCGGATCCGCATGCAATGCCTGTGCCGTCTAGTCAGCCATTGTTATCTAAGTTCCTTGCGAAGCCGAAAACCGCGCCGCCATTGGAGTCGCCGTCTGTCGAGACACCGGAGTTTGGGGATGATGATTTTGCGGGGCAATCTGATGGCGGTGATACAGAGGTGTGCTCGTTGGACAGTTATGAGGCGGAGATCGAGGCGTTTGATCAGAGAGTACTGGTGGATGAAATAGCAGCAGAGCGTGAAGGTCGCCAGTGGATGGTTGAGTTGACGCCGGCCCTCGATCGCATCAGAAAACATGGCCCTAcggtggatggtggatgcAATAAtattgaaaaggaagagCAGGACGGCCCCaaagatgacgatgaggacgcATTTTCGGAATGCTCAGCTTTCTACGATGAAAATTTCATTCGGGAGGCAGAAACAGTTGCAACTGCGCGGGACCAGGGTCCACAGAAGGCATCGCAGTCGCTTGAAGCGCAACCGCCACAAGGCCAACCAGCGCAATCCCAGACCCAACATACGGCAGCGCGACCGCAACCGCAACCAATACCACGTCCACCAGCTGAACCGGCTATAGAGGAATCATTTCGAGACGATACAGCGGACTTTTTGGAGCAGTTTGGTTGCAATCTCGGCGCAGATGGAGATTTTGCGCCGGACGAAGACTTTGAGAGGGAATTGGTTCAACTCAACGCGGGTTGA
- a CDS encoding alpha/beta fold hydrolase (COG:S;~EggNog:ENOG410PN8P;~InterPro:IPR000073,IPR029058;~MEROPS:MER0036084;~PFAM:PF12697,PF12146) translates to MPFVEVNNHRLHCADSHPNGAPSNGLTFIFVHGLGSSQNFYHPVLPHLIPKHRCITLDTYGAARSEYTGQPISIESIAQDVVAVLDKFQVSQAVVVGHSMGGLVVTLLGAKYADRVKGIIAIGPTHPSETLVNVMTKRAETVSQSGMEPMANTIPSGATGSGASALSKSFIRELILNQNPKGYAALCHAIANAPSIDYSAINKPFLLIAGEEDKSASLDGCQYIFENVQGKEKRMEVLAGVGHWHCVEAPEEIGRVVKHFVENDDL, encoded by the exons ATGCCTTTCGTCGAAGTCAACAACCACAGACTCCACTGCGCCGACTCCCACCCCAATGGCGCCCCCTCAAACGGCCTcaccttcatcttcgtccACGGCCTCGGCTCGTCTCAGAACTTTTATCACCCCGTGCTTCCCCACCTCATTCCTAAACACCGCTGCATCACCCTCGACACCTACGGCGCCGCACGCTCCGAATACACCGGCCAGCCGATCTCCATCGAGTCCATTGCACAGGATGTTGTCGCCGTGCTGGATAAATTCCAGGTTTCCCAGGCCGTGGTTGTCGGACACTCAATGGGCGGACTTGTCGTAACGCTGCTGGGCGCCAAGTATGCGGATCGCGTTAAGGGAATTATCGCAATTGGGCCGACTCACCCTTCAGAGACACTGGTGAACGTTATGACGAAGAGAGCGGAGACTGTTTCGCAAT CTGGAATGGAACCAATGGCCAACACAATCCCCTCCGGCGCAACTGGCAGCGGCGCCTCCGCCCTCTCCAAATCCTTCATCCGCGAACTCATCCTAAATCAGAACCCCAAGGGGTACGCCGCGCTGTGCCACGCCATCGCTAACGCGCCGTCCATCGACTACTCCGCCATAAACAAGCCGTTCTTGCTGATCGCCGGTGAAGAGGATAAGTCTGCTTCGTTGGATGGGTGTCAGTACATTTTTGAAAATGTGCAGGGCaaggagaagaggatggaGGTGCTTGCGGGGGTGGGGCATTGGCATTGTGTTGAGGCGCCGGAGGAGATTGGGAGGGTGGTGAAGCATTTTGTGGAAAATGATGATTTGTAG